One segment of Natronosalvus halobius DNA contains the following:
- a CDS encoding adenosylcobalamin-dependent ribonucleoside-diphosphate reductase codes for MSGSELTADDLTLPIKRTEGETLEDRMTANAYQNILPARYLRKDADGELAETQEELFERVGKNIALAEAVYEANNQGLEITVTPDQLKPGHPRRDELAAEVFGEGTTVDDDSETTLTERNVNKFAYDTVVPELPEPVREHVEDVAETFIEGMESLSFMPNSPTLMNAGDELQQLSACFVMSPDDDLADIHETAKKAAEVFQSGGGVGYGFWKLRPFGDSVGSTGGIASGPITFMRTYDQLCETIAQGGTRRGAQMGIMRVSHPDVIEFIHAKNKDVSLAHTLRLNDPDDYTYTTFAEALEEARELIDDDGKVPKHLRNAVEGHLSNFNISVGVTDAFMEAVQDGEEYTFTNPRTEEPHIATAETKEMYGRYDLGEYVEVGEPLSVPAELVWERIVEGAHENGEPGVIYLERVNKEHSFDVEEHPDHRILATNPCGEQPLEEFEACNLGHINLSTLADFDAPDWRVWSAEHADEYDSHEDAVAAFLEDAIDWEAFDERIGYGTRFLENVVTMSDFPVEEIEETVRNMRKIGLGIMGLAQLYIQLGIKYGSDEGNEVARQLMTHINHGAKATSHELATERGSFNDWDDSKYANPTEYREWFEGQTGESADDWADGYPIRNHNVTTIAPTGTTSMVGNTTGGCEPIYNVAYYKNVTDDVQGDEMLVEFDDYFLRTLEANDIDVAAVKREAQEQMATNQFDGVEGLETVPDAIGELFVITADLSAKDHAAVQCACQEGVDSAISKTVNAPNDSTLEDAKDVFEWVYENGGKGVTYYRDGTRTKQVLTTRADNTEFADEQEAAEALLEQIDDIFGSLEQFLEHEDVREVLEADGATIGNQDEPVTVDFAEKRERPDSLQGVSQRIDTGYGKVYVTINEDPETGQPFELFANIGHSGGFTNSFTEALAKVISTSLRSGVDPEEVIDELCGTRSPKVAWDKGEQIQSIPDAIGTAMRRYLDDEIDKPYPKQQTLEESADAEIDTDADAGLETDVEVVDADDHETDGGAATADERDATQDLIDAGESPECPSCGSLSLYFSEGCKTCESCGWSEC; via the coding sequence ATGAGCGGGTCCGAACTCACCGCGGACGACCTCACGCTCCCGATCAAGCGCACCGAGGGAGAGACCCTCGAGGATCGGATGACGGCAAACGCCTACCAGAACATCCTTCCCGCCCGCTACCTCCGGAAGGACGCCGACGGCGAACTCGCTGAGACCCAGGAGGAACTGTTCGAACGCGTCGGGAAGAACATCGCGCTGGCCGAAGCGGTGTACGAGGCGAACAACCAGGGTCTCGAGATCACGGTTACGCCCGATCAGCTCAAGCCGGGTCATCCGCGCCGGGACGAACTCGCGGCGGAGGTCTTCGGGGAGGGGACCACCGTGGACGACGACAGCGAGACGACGCTGACCGAACGGAACGTCAACAAGTTCGCTTACGACACGGTCGTTCCGGAACTGCCGGAACCCGTACGCGAGCACGTCGAAGACGTCGCCGAGACGTTTATCGAGGGGATGGAAAGCCTCTCGTTCATGCCGAACTCGCCGACACTGATGAACGCCGGCGACGAACTCCAGCAGCTCTCGGCGTGTTTCGTCATGAGCCCCGACGACGACCTCGCGGACATCCACGAGACGGCCAAGAAGGCCGCCGAGGTCTTCCAGTCCGGCGGCGGCGTCGGCTATGGCTTCTGGAAGTTGCGACCGTTCGGAGACAGCGTCGGCTCCACGGGCGGCATCGCCTCCGGGCCGATCACCTTCATGCGAACGTACGACCAGCTCTGTGAAACAATCGCACAGGGCGGGACGCGGCGAGGCGCCCAGATGGGGATCATGCGCGTCTCGCACCCCGACGTCATCGAGTTCATCCACGCGAAGAACAAAGACGTCTCGCTGGCACACACGCTGCGACTCAACGACCCCGACGACTATACGTACACGACGTTCGCCGAGGCGCTCGAGGAGGCTCGCGAACTGATCGACGACGACGGAAAGGTACCGAAACACCTGCGCAACGCCGTCGAGGGCCACCTCTCGAACTTCAACATCTCCGTGGGGGTCACGGACGCGTTCATGGAGGCGGTCCAGGACGGCGAGGAGTACACGTTCACCAACCCGCGAACCGAAGAGCCACACATCGCTACCGCCGAGACCAAAGAGATGTACGGCCGCTACGACCTCGGCGAATACGTCGAGGTCGGGGAACCGCTCTCGGTACCCGCCGAACTCGTCTGGGAGCGTATCGTCGAGGGTGCCCACGAGAACGGCGAACCGGGTGTCATCTACCTCGAGCGAGTCAACAAGGAACACTCCTTCGACGTGGAGGAGCATCCGGACCACCGGATTCTGGCGACGAATCCCTGCGGTGAACAGCCGCTCGAGGAGTTCGAGGCCTGCAATCTTGGTCACATCAACCTCTCGACGCTGGCGGACTTCGACGCCCCCGACTGGCGCGTCTGGTCGGCCGAACACGCCGACGAGTACGACTCCCACGAAGACGCTGTCGCCGCGTTCCTCGAGGATGCCATCGACTGGGAGGCGTTCGACGAACGCATCGGGTACGGGACTCGTTTCCTCGAAAACGTCGTCACCATGTCGGACTTCCCGGTCGAGGAGATCGAGGAGACCGTCCGGAACATGCGCAAGATCGGGCTGGGCATCATGGGCCTCGCCCAACTGTACATCCAGCTCGGCATCAAGTACGGCAGCGACGAGGGTAACGAGGTCGCCCGCCAGCTGATGACTCACATCAACCACGGCGCGAAGGCGACCAGTCACGAACTCGCGACCGAACGCGGTTCTTTCAACGACTGGGACGACTCGAAGTACGCGAACCCCACCGAATACCGCGAGTGGTTCGAGGGCCAGACCGGCGAGTCCGCCGACGACTGGGCCGACGGGTACCCCATCCGGAACCACAACGTGACGACCATCGCGCCAACCGGAACGACCTCGATGGTCGGCAACACGACCGGCGGCTGTGAACCCATCTACAACGTCGCCTACTACAAGAACGTCACCGACGACGTTCAGGGCGACGAGATGCTCGTCGAGTTCGACGACTACTTCCTGCGGACGCTCGAGGCCAACGACATCGACGTTGCGGCTGTGAAACGCGAGGCCCAGGAGCAGATGGCCACGAATCAGTTCGACGGCGTCGAGGGACTCGAGACGGTCCCGGACGCCATCGGCGAACTGTTCGTCATCACCGCCGATCTCTCAGCCAAAGACCACGCCGCGGTCCAGTGTGCCTGCCAGGAAGGCGTCGACTCCGCGATTTCGAAGACGGTCAACGCGCCCAACGACTCCACGCTCGAGGACGCCAAGGACGTCTTCGAGTGGGTCTACGAGAACGGTGGCAAGGGCGTCACCTACTACCGCGACGGCACCCGGACGAAGCAGGTATTGACGACGCGAGCTGACAACACGGAGTTCGCCGACGAGCAGGAAGCGGCCGAAGCGTTGCTCGAACAGATCGACGACATCTTCGGCAGCCTCGAGCAGTTCCTGGAGCACGAGGACGTCCGGGAGGTACTCGAGGCCGACGGCGCGACCATCGGGAACCAGGACGAACCCGTCACGGTCGACTTCGCCGAGAAGCGCGAACGCCCCGATTCTCTCCAGGGCGTGAGTCAGCGGATCGACACCGGCTATGGCAAGGTGTACGTGACGATCAACGAGGACCCCGAGACCGGCCAGCCGTTCGAACTCTTCGCGAACATCGGCCACTCCGGCGGTTTCACGAACTCCTTCACTGAGGCGCTTGCGAAGGTCATCTCCACCTCACTGCGCTCGGGCGTCGATCCCGAGGAGGTCATCGACGAACTCTGTGGGACCCGGAGTCCGAAAGTCGCCTGGGACAAGGGCGAACAGATTCAGTCGATCCCGGACGCCATCGGCACCGCGATGCGCCGGTATCTCGACGACGAAATCGACAAGCCGTACCCCAAACAGCAGACGCTCGAGGAGTCAGCGGACGCCGAGATTGACACTGACGCAGACGCCGGCCTCGAGACCGACGTTGAGGTCGTCGACGCGGACGACCACGAGACCGACGGTGGGGCGGCGACTGCGGACGAACGGGACGCCACGCAGGACCTCATCGACGCCGGCGAGTCGCCCGAGTGTCCCTCCTGTGGATCGCTCTCGCTGTACTTCTCGGAGGGCTGTAAAACCTGCGAGTCCTGCGGCTGGAGCGAGTGCTGA
- the trpD gene encoding anthranilate phosphoribosyltransferase, with the protein MKPYVEHVTDGRDLTQADARAASNAVFEGATDAQIGALLTALRTKGETEAEIAGFAEGMRNAARTIDPDREPLVDTCGTGGDDYDTINVSTTSAIVAAGAGVAVAKHGNYSVSSSSGSADVLQEVGVTIDAEPPAVERTIEEDGIGFMLAPVFHPAMKAVIGPRQELGIRTIFNVLGPLTNPAGADAQVVGVYDPDLVPILARALARMDVDRALVVHGDGTDEIAIHGETRVAEVDGETVEEYTLEPADLGLERHAIDDISGGTPAANAADLRGIVGGDVNGAKRDVILANAGAAIYVAGEAPTLEVGADRALEAIRSGDASATLERLCRVAPEVR; encoded by the coding sequence ATGAAACCATACGTCGAACACGTAACTGACGGTCGCGACCTGACGCAAGCCGACGCTCGAGCCGCCTCCAACGCGGTCTTCGAGGGTGCCACGGACGCCCAAATCGGCGCGCTGCTAACGGCTCTGCGAACGAAAGGCGAAACGGAAGCCGAAATCGCGGGCTTTGCGGAAGGAATGCGCAACGCCGCCCGAACGATCGACCCCGATCGCGAACCACTCGTCGATACCTGTGGTACCGGTGGCGACGACTACGACACGATCAACGTCTCGACGACGAGCGCCATCGTCGCCGCGGGCGCGGGCGTGGCAGTCGCCAAACACGGCAACTACTCGGTGTCCTCCTCGTCCGGCAGCGCCGACGTGCTCCAGGAGGTCGGCGTTACCATCGACGCCGAACCACCGGCCGTCGAACGGACCATCGAGGAAGACGGCATCGGGTTCATGCTCGCGCCGGTCTTCCATCCCGCGATGAAGGCCGTGATCGGCCCGCGCCAGGAACTCGGCATTCGGACGATCTTCAACGTCCTCGGCCCGCTCACGAACCCCGCTGGGGCGGACGCCCAGGTCGTCGGCGTGTACGACCCCGATCTGGTTCCGATCCTCGCCCGGGCACTCGCGCGAATGGACGTCGACCGCGCGCTCGTCGTCCACGGCGACGGCACCGACGAGATCGCTATCCACGGCGAGACGCGAGTCGCCGAAGTCGACGGCGAAACGGTCGAGGAGTACACCCTCGAGCCGGCCGACCTCGGCCTCGAGCGCCACGCCATCGACGACATCTCGGGGGGAACGCCCGCGGCAAACGCCGCCGACCTGCGAGGAATCGTCGGCGGAGACGTCAACGGGGCCAAACGCGACGTCATCCTGGCGAACGCCGGGGCTGCCATCTACGTCGCCGGCGAAGCGCCCACCCTCGAGGTCGGTGCGGACCGCGCGCTCGAGGCGATCCGGAGCGGAGACGCGAGCGCGACGCTCGAGCGACTGTGCAGGGTCGCCCCGGAGGTCCGGTGA
- a CDS encoding MFS transporter has product MDDKRVQFWVLYLTRFAEGFGFITLITLLPYYINSLDPSSTTVLGITISAGLIIGLYTTGFTLAQTVAVVPLAWAGDRFDKRLVLLIVLGVGIGVYALFPIVDSSASFIAIRALQGIAVTGTGLMTLSLVGQIADVGTRANYIGKANAASFGASILGSISAGTLYDAFGFGPIFLVIVCIMVVAWVGTFWYLNPDETRIEGFPFSGLALNRRILTLSTFRFQYAFSVTLVRTWVPIFAGVSASQGGLAYGGFAVALTVVAEKFTNMCCQPFTGRLSDGYGRALFVFAGGAAYGLIALVVPLSPWLGTGLGFPAELVVSIPTVLAGSTLPAWLPYDSIGDQLVLIGEVSPAFFPLVFLSGLLGIADSFREPASMALFADEGTEEGGVASSFGIRELVWRPGSVIAPLLGGWLMVELSMASVFYVGGAFALTGVTTFLVILVHFHGRGALLEW; this is encoded by the coding sequence GTGGACGACAAACGAGTCCAATTTTGGGTACTCTATCTCACACGTTTCGCAGAAGGGTTCGGCTTCATCACGCTGATCACGCTGCTACCGTACTACATCAATTCGCTCGATCCGTCGAGCACGACCGTCCTCGGGATAACAATTAGCGCCGGCCTCATCATCGGGCTGTATACGACCGGGTTCACCCTCGCACAGACTGTCGCCGTCGTCCCGCTTGCCTGGGCGGGTGATCGCTTCGATAAACGGCTCGTCCTGCTCATCGTACTCGGTGTCGGCATTGGCGTCTACGCACTGTTTCCAATCGTCGATTCGAGCGCTTCCTTCATCGCTATCCGCGCGCTCCAGGGTATCGCCGTCACCGGCACTGGCCTGATGACCCTGTCGCTCGTTGGCCAGATAGCCGACGTGGGGACGCGAGCGAACTACATCGGGAAAGCAAACGCGGCGAGCTTTGGGGCGTCGATACTTGGCAGCATCAGCGCAGGGACGCTCTACGACGCGTTCGGGTTCGGTCCGATTTTTCTCGTCATCGTCTGCATCATGGTCGTTGCCTGGGTCGGAACCTTCTGGTACCTGAACCCAGACGAGACGCGCATCGAAGGGTTTCCGTTTTCGGGGTTGGCACTCAATCGCCGCATCTTGACGCTCTCGACGTTCCGCTTCCAGTACGCGTTCTCTGTAACCCTCGTTCGAACCTGGGTGCCGATTTTCGCCGGCGTTTCCGCTTCTCAAGGCGGTCTTGCATACGGCGGCTTCGCCGTCGCACTGACGGTCGTCGCTGAAAAGTTCACCAATATGTGCTGTCAACCGTTTACCGGACGGCTCTCGGACGGATACGGACGGGCACTGTTCGTCTTTGCAGGTGGAGCGGCCTACGGCCTCATCGCGTTGGTCGTCCCGCTCTCACCGTGGCTGGGTACAGGGCTCGGGTTTCCCGCTGAACTCGTCGTGTCCATTCCCACAGTACTCGCCGGGAGCACGCTCCCTGCCTGGCTGCCGTACGACTCGATCGGGGATCAGCTCGTCCTCATTGGCGAGGTGTCGCCAGCGTTTTTCCCGCTCGTCTTCCTGTCTGGGCTCCTCGGCATCGCCGATAGTTTCCGCGAACCAGCGAGCATGGCGTTGTTCGCCGACGAAGGCACCGAGGAGGGCGGCGTTGCCTCGAGTTTCGGCATTCGCGAACTCGTCTGGCGTCCAGGAAGCGTGATCGCCCCCTTACTCGGTGGCTGGCTGATGGTCGAATTGAGTATGGCGTCGGTCTTCTACGTCGGCGGTGCGTTTGCGCTAACAGGCGTGACGACGTTTCTCGTTATTCTCGTGCATTTCCATGGGCGAGGGGCGCTCTTGGAGTGGTGA
- a CDS encoding phosphoribosylanthranilate isomerase: protein MTRVKICGLTRETDLEAAVDAGADAIGIVSDVPIDTPREVAPERAADLVAAAPPFVTTVLVTMPTGPKRAIELVERIDPDAIQIHGGMRPGDLAYLRAKVDAQVFLAVDAERVTAASRYDDLADALVVDSADEQGAGGTGETHDWERTRAATADLESPVILAGGLTPDNVEDAIRTVSPYAVDVSSGIEARLGVKDLDAVRSFVERGRRTTTSDSRPRVVEP from the coding sequence GTGACGCGTGTCAAGATCTGCGGCCTCACTCGAGAAACAGACCTCGAGGCGGCCGTCGACGCCGGTGCGGACGCCATCGGAATCGTCTCTGACGTCCCGATCGATACGCCGCGCGAAGTCGCTCCCGAACGGGCGGCCGACCTCGTCGCTGCCGCGCCGCCGTTCGTGACGACCGTCCTGGTGACCATGCCAACTGGGCCCAAGCGAGCGATCGAACTCGTCGAGCGGATCGACCCGGACGCGATCCAGATCCACGGCGGGATGCGCCCCGGCGACCTCGCGTACCTCCGTGCCAAGGTCGACGCACAGGTGTTCCTCGCGGTCGACGCCGAACGGGTGACAGCCGCCTCGCGGTACGACGACCTCGCGGACGCGCTGGTCGTGGACTCGGCGGACGAGCAGGGTGCAGGCGGGACCGGCGAGACCCACGACTGGGAACGGACCCGAGCGGCGACCGCGGACCTCGAGTCGCCCGTGATTCTCGCCGGTGGGTTGACGCCCGACAACGTCGAGGATGCCATTCGGACCGTCTCGCCGTACGCCGTCGACGTCTCGAGCGGTATCGAAGCGCGCCTCGGCGTCAAAGACTTAGACGCCGTCCGGTCGTTCGTCGAGCGAGGCCGACGAACGACGACGAGCGACTCTCGTCCGCGAGTGGTTGAGCCGTGA
- the trpE gene encoding anthranilate synthase component I — translation MTQSANTATLEIDRETFRNYANATDRSDRPAIVRVQATLGVETTPLAAYAALTGRTTTDRTEAGEGDDERTPYAFLLESAEKTPSSDPDGAFRPNASTAERHARFSYVGYDPDAVVTVGPEGVEVEALTAEAPLETIGIDRNGAGSGARTETEDTLDALRDALPDVRLENVPDRDRQHFDGGLVGFLAYDAVYDLWLEEVGLERPESRFPDAQFVLTTKTLAFDERDGSVSLVFTPVLEADDDPDAVHDELQAEATRVQETLESATALETGGFRRRGETAGSREDYEDHVRRAKEHVLDGDIYQGVISRRRELRGDVDPLGFYESMRAVNPSPYMYLLEHDDLTVVGASPETLISVRGREIMSNPIAGTCDRGSSPVEDRRLAGEMLADGKERAEHTMLVDLARNDVRRVAEAGSVRVDEFMNVLKYSHVQHIESTVTGTLQEDLDAFDATRAAFPAGTLSGAPKVRAMEIIDHLEDEPRGLYGGGVGYFSWTGDADVAIVIRTATVEERNDDQLLTVRAGAGLVADSDPAAEYDETEKKMSGVVSALERIDVDSSARNGSESGGEGDDRGRRERDEYDEEDEHDEEDEHDVQGEYNEKSENAVAEVRR, via the coding sequence ATGACGCAATCTGCCAACACGGCAACGCTCGAGATCGACCGCGAGACCTTTCGCAATTACGCGAACGCCACCGACCGATCCGACCGACCGGCTATCGTGCGCGTCCAGGCGACGCTCGGGGTCGAGACGACGCCGCTCGCCGCCTACGCTGCACTCACTGGGAGAACGACGACGGACCGCACCGAAGCCGGCGAGGGCGACGACGAGCGAACGCCCTACGCGTTCCTGCTCGAGAGCGCCGAGAAGACGCCCTCGAGCGACCCGGACGGAGCCTTCCGGCCGAACGCGAGCACGGCGGAGCGACACGCTCGTTTCTCGTACGTGGGCTACGATCCCGACGCCGTCGTGACCGTCGGGCCCGAAGGAGTTGAGGTCGAGGCGCTCACGGCTGAGGCGCCGCTCGAGACGATCGGAATCGATAGAAACGGGGCCGGATCCGGGGCCAGGACCGAGACCGAGGACACCCTCGACGCGCTCCGGGACGCACTCCCCGACGTCCGTCTCGAGAACGTGCCAGACCGGGACCGCCAGCACTTCGACGGCGGACTCGTCGGCTTTCTCGCCTACGACGCCGTCTACGACCTCTGGCTCGAGGAGGTCGGACTCGAGCGACCCGAGTCGCGATTTCCGGACGCCCAGTTCGTCCTGACGACGAAGACGCTGGCCTTCGACGAGCGGGACGGGTCCGTTTCGCTCGTGTTCACGCCGGTCCTGGAGGCCGACGACGACCCGGACGCGGTGCACGACGAGCTTCAGGCCGAAGCGACGCGCGTCCAGGAGACGCTGGAGTCGGCGACGGCACTCGAGACCGGGGGGTTCCGTCGCCGGGGTGAGACCGCCGGCTCGCGGGAGGACTACGAGGACCACGTCAGGCGCGCCAAAGAGCACGTCCTCGACGGGGACATCTACCAGGGCGTGATCTCCCGTCGGCGGGAACTCCGCGGCGACGTCGATCCGCTGGGATTTTACGAGTCGATGCGGGCCGTGAACCCCTCGCCGTATATGTATTTGCTCGAGCACGACGACCTCACCGTCGTCGGCGCGAGTCCGGAAACGCTCATCTCCGTTCGCGGGCGTGAGATCATGTCGAACCCCATCGCGGGCACCTGCGACCGAGGCTCGAGCCCCGTCGAGGATCGTCGACTGGCCGGCGAGATGCTCGCCGACGGGAAGGAGCGAGCCGAGCACACGATGCTGGTCGACCTGGCGCGAAACGACGTTCGACGGGTCGCCGAGGCGGGATCGGTCCGCGTCGACGAGTTCATGAACGTCCTCAAGTACAGCCACGTCCAGCACATCGAGTCGACGGTCACCGGCACGCTCCAGGAGGACCTGGACGCGTTCGACGCGACCCGCGCGGCGTTCCCCGCCGGGACGCTCTCGGGTGCGCCTAAGGTTCGGGCCATGGAGATCATCGACCACCTCGAGGACGAACCGCGCGGGCTCTACGGCGGCGGCGTCGGCTACTTCTCCTGGACGGGCGACGCTGACGTCGCGATCGTCATCCGGACGGCGACGGTCGAGGAACGGAACGACGACCAGCTACTCACGGTTCGGGCGGGTGCGGGACTCGTCGCCGATAGCGATCCGGCCGCCGAGTACGACGAGACCGAGAAGAAGATGAGCGGAGTGGTGAGCGCCCTCGAGCGGATCGATGTGGACTCGAGCGCGAGAAATGGTTCGGAGAGTGGCGGCGAAGGCGACGACCGGGGTCGTCGTGAGCGGGACGAGTACGACGAAGAGGACGAGCACGACGAAGAGGACGAGCACGACGTGCAAGGCGAATACAACGAGAAAAGCGAAAACGCCGTCGCGGAGGTTCGCCGATGA
- the trpG gene encoding anthranilate synthase component II encodes MSSLREDRVAGAPAETETEPPRPHVLVVDNFDSFTYNLVEYVSEHAETTVVKNTASLEDVRAVDADAIIISPGPGHPENDRDVGVSMDVIQELCSTVPILGVCLGLEAGVYAFGGRVERAPEPIHGKASPVSHDGQGVFSGLEQGFQAGRYHSLVAVDVPDCLEVTATTDHVGESLVMGVRHVDPDVALECVQFHPESVLTAVGHDVIENFLDGVRSQNGRTPR; translated from the coding sequence ATGAGTTCCCTGCGCGAAGACCGCGTCGCCGGCGCACCCGCCGAGACCGAAACCGAACCGCCCCGTCCGCACGTCCTCGTCGTCGACAATTTCGATTCGTTCACGTACAACCTGGTCGAGTACGTCAGCGAACACGCCGAGACGACGGTCGTGAAGAACACCGCTTCGCTCGAGGACGTCCGTGCGGTCGACGCCGATGCAATCATCATTAGTCCTGGTCCAGGCCACCCGGAGAACGACCGGGACGTAGGCGTCTCGATGGACGTCATCCAGGAACTGTGTTCGACGGTTCCAATCCTCGGCGTCTGCCTCGGTCTCGAGGCCGGCGTCTACGCCTTCGGCGGGAGGGTCGAGCGCGCTCCCGAACCGATCCACGGGAAGGCCTCACCCGTTTCCCACGACGGGCAGGGCGTCTTCTCGGGGCTCGAACAGGGGTTTCAGGCCGGCCGGTACCACTCGCTCGTGGCGGTGGACGTGCCCGACTGTCTCGAGGTGACGGCGACGACGGACCACGTCGGCGAGTCGCTCGTGATGGGGGTTCGCCACGTCGACCCGGACGTCGCGCTCGAGTGCGTGCAGTTTCATCCAGAAAGCGTTCTCACTGCTGTCGGACACGACGTTATCGAGAACTTTCTCGATGGGGTCCGTTCTCAGAACGGAAGGACGCCGAGATAG
- a CDS encoding ribonuclease J — MEIEIATIGGYEEVGRQMTAVRAGNDIVIFDMGLNLSKVLIHDNIQTESMHSLDLIDMGAIPDDRVMSDLDGDVQAIVPTHGHLDHIGAISKLAHRYDAPVVATPFTLALVEQQLEDEDKFAPDSDLIEMDPGESMTIGDHGCELEFVNVTHSIIDAINPVLHTPEGAIVYGLDKRMDHTPVIGDPIDMKRFREIGREGEGVLCYIEDCTNANKKGRTPSENVAREHLRDVLYSMEDYDGGIVATTFSSHIARVKSLVEFANDIGRQPVLLGRSMEKYSGTAERLDFIDFPDNLGMFGYRRSIDQSFERIMNDGKEDFLPVVTGHQGEPRAMLTRMARGETSYELDDGDKVVFSARVIPEPTNEGQRYQAEKLLGMQGARVYSDIHVSGHLCQEGHYTMLDALQPQHIIPAHQDLKGFSGYIDLASNQGYALGRDIHASSNGDIIQIV, encoded by the coding sequence ATGGAAATCGAAATTGCAACCATCGGCGGCTACGAAGAAGTTGGACGGCAGATGACTGCCGTTCGCGCAGGAAACGACATCGTCATCTTCGACATGGGTCTGAACCTCTCGAAGGTCCTTATTCACGACAACATTCAGACCGAGAGCATGCACAGCCTCGATCTGATCGACATGGGCGCCATCCCGGACGATCGAGTCATGAGCGACCTCGACGGCGACGTCCAGGCGATCGTTCCGACCCACGGCCACCTCGATCACATCGGTGCCATTTCCAAACTTGCGCACCGATACGACGCCCCCGTCGTCGCGACGCCGTTTACGCTCGCACTGGTCGAACAGCAACTCGAAGACGAAGACAAATTCGCCCCGGACAGCGACCTCATCGAGATGGACCCGGGCGAGTCGATGACCATCGGCGACCACGGGTGTGAACTCGAGTTCGTCAACGTCACCCACTCGATCATCGACGCGATCAACCCCGTGCTCCACACGCCCGAGGGCGCCATCGTCTACGGCCTGGACAAGCGCATGGACCACACGCCGGTCATCGGCGACCCCATCGACATGAAGCGCTTTCGCGAGATTGGGCGGGAGGGCGAGGGCGTGCTCTGTTACATCGAGGACTGCACCAACGCCAACAAGAAGGGCCGAACGCCCTCCGAGAACGTCGCCCGCGAGCACCTGCGCGACGTCCTCTACAGCATGGAAGACTACGACGGCGGCATCGTCGCCACCACCTTCTCTTCACACATCGCTCGCGTGAAGAGTCTCGTCGAGTTCGCCAACGACATCGGCCGCCAGCCCGTCCTGCTCGGACGCTCGATGGAGAAGTACTCCGGCACCGCCGAGCGACTCGACTTCATCGACTTCCCGGACAACCTGGGCATGTTTGGCTATCGAAGATCGATCGATCAGTCGTTCGAACGGATCATGAACGATGGCAAGGAGGATTTCTTGCCCGTCGTCACCGGCCACCAGGGCGAACCCCGTGCGATGCTCACCCGGATGGCCCGCGGCGAGACCTCCTACGAACTGGACGACGGCGACAAGGTCGTCTTCTCCGCACGCGTCATCCCCGAACCGACCAACGAGGGCCAGCGCTACCAGGCCGAGAAACTGCTCGGCATGCAGGGCGCCCGTGTGTATTCCGATATTCACGTGTCGGGTCACCTCTGCCAGGAAGGTCACTACACGATGCTCGACGCGCTCCAGCCCCAGCACATCATCCCCGCTCACCAGGACCTCAAAGGCTTCTCCGGGTACATCGACCTCGCCTCGAACCAGGGATATGCACTCGGGCGAGATATACACGCTTCATCGAACGGAGATATTATTCAGATAGTTTGA
- a CDS encoding antibiotic biosynthesis monooxygenase family protein, which produces MYLVTFRLDPGEYDAEFHELNDSIQAVAEETDGYRGKRTWNDPASGEVLVVYYWESLDALEAFGADADHKRAKQRWSEWYDAYEVTITEVIETYGSGFGDSTDPPE; this is translated from the coding sequence ATGTACCTGGTTACGTTTCGCCTGGATCCGGGGGAGTACGATGCGGAGTTCCACGAGTTGAACGACTCGATCCAGGCCGTTGCCGAAGAGACGGACGGTTATCGCGGTAAACGAACGTGGAACGACCCAGCAAGTGGCGAGGTGCTCGTCGTCTACTACTGGGAGTCACTCGACGCGCTCGAGGCGTTTGGCGCGGATGCAGACCACAAACGAGCGAAACAGCGGTGGAGCGAGTGGTACGACGCGTACGAAGTCACCATCACGGAAGTCATCGAAACGTATGGAAGCGGATTCGGTGACTCCACTGACCCACCCGAGTAG
- a CDS encoding DUF5786 family protein, with protein MGFGSYDESEQQHQNADTEDDEDAAVSVHEHEHKGTVTVENGSSTDDLLGQLKDIKEKKAQDDE; from the coding sequence ATGGGTTTTGGAAGCTACGACGAATCCGAGCAACAGCATCAAAACGCGGATACAGAAGATGATGAAGATGCTGCTGTGAGTGTCCACGAACACGAACACAAGGGAACGGTTACTGTCGAAAACGGTAGCTCGACCGACGATCTACTCGGCCAACTTAAAGACATCAAGGAAAAGAAAGCCCAGGACGACGAGTAA